From the genome of Geothrix sp. 21YS21S-4, one region includes:
- a CDS encoding ammonia-forming cytochrome c nitrite reductase subunit c552, with protein MTDNPTPLLSRPVVRMGLLAAGAALATVLVMSLYANISTRKAEALQTSLKLVDLDEKTVDPAVWGKNFPRQYDAYLRTAEKYSTKYGGAGSEGLPKSRILEDPRLVTIFDGYAFAIDFNQRRGHAYMLDDQRTTKRVTDRPQPGSCLHCHASNTVAFRELGLKGGAPGTLDEAFGSPNAQAQLMAGFEALCKMPYQEATALVKHPVACIDCHEPKTMALRVTKPGFIRGIDALARSGEPVPHLPSIEKWRKGDRTTAYDANRDASRQELRSMVCGQCHVEYYCGPKVTLFFPWNKGLKVEQIEATYDDYKFPDGHRFFDWKHGRTGAEVLKAQHPEFEMWSQGIHARSGVSCADCHMPYKREGALKISDHQVRSPLLDISRSCQTCHRFPEDELKARVTAIQDRTKALMDRAEDAVVNLINDIDAAKKAGVDDAKLKPVLELQRKAQWRVDFVNAENSMGFHAPQEVARILGESIDYGRQGQVLLRDLQGGKVAKK; from the coding sequence ATGACCGACAATCCCACTCCCCTGCTCTCCCGGCCGGTGGTCCGGATGGGCCTGCTCGCCGCCGGCGCCGCGCTGGCGACCGTCCTGGTGATGTCCCTCTACGCCAACATCTCCACCCGCAAGGCCGAGGCGCTCCAGACCAGCCTCAAGCTGGTGGACCTGGACGAGAAGACCGTCGATCCCGCCGTGTGGGGGAAGAACTTCCCGCGCCAGTACGACGCCTACCTGCGCACCGCCGAGAAATACAGCACCAAGTACGGCGGCGCCGGGAGCGAGGGGCTGCCCAAGAGCCGGATCCTGGAGGATCCCCGCCTGGTGACGATCTTCGACGGCTACGCCTTCGCCATCGACTTCAACCAGCGCCGAGGCCACGCCTACATGCTGGACGACCAGCGCACCACCAAGCGCGTCACGGATCGCCCGCAGCCGGGCTCCTGCCTCCACTGCCACGCGTCCAACACCGTGGCTTTCCGCGAGCTGGGTCTGAAGGGCGGCGCGCCGGGCACCCTGGACGAGGCCTTCGGCAGCCCCAACGCCCAGGCCCAGTTGATGGCGGGATTCGAAGCCCTCTGCAAGATGCCCTACCAGGAGGCCACGGCCCTCGTGAAGCATCCGGTGGCCTGCATCGACTGCCACGAGCCCAAGACCATGGCCCTCCGCGTCACCAAGCCGGGCTTCATCCGGGGCATCGACGCCCTGGCCCGCAGCGGCGAGCCCGTCCCGCACCTGCCCTCCATCGAGAAGTGGCGGAAGGGCGACCGTACCACCGCCTACGACGCCAACCGCGACGCCTCCCGCCAGGAACTGCGCTCCATGGTGTGCGGGCAGTGCCACGTCGAGTACTACTGCGGCCCCAAGGTCACGCTGTTCTTCCCCTGGAACAAGGGCCTGAAGGTCGAGCAGATCGAGGCCACCTACGACGACTACAAGTTCCCCGACGGCCACCGCTTCTTCGACTGGAAGCACGGCCGGACCGGCGCCGAGGTCCTCAAGGCCCAGCATCCCGAATTCGAGATGTGGAGCCAGGGCATCCACGCCCGCTCCGGGGTCTCCTGCGCCGACTGCCACATGCCCTACAAGCGCGAAGGCGCCCTCAAGATCAGCGACCATCAGGTACGCAGCCCGCTCCTCGACATCTCGCGGTCCTGCCAGACCTGCCACCGGTTCCCCGAGGACGAGCTGAAGGCCCGCGTCACCGCCATCCAGGACCGCACCAAGGCCCTGATGGACCGGGCGGAGGACGCCGTGGTGAACCTCATCAACGACATCGACGCCGCCAAGAAGGCCGGCGTGGACGACGCCAAGCTCAAGCCCGTGCTCGAACTCCAGCGCAAGGCCCAGTGGCGCGTGGACTTCGTCAACGCCGAGAACTCCATGGGCTTCCACGCCCCCCAGGAGGTCGCGCGCATCCTCGGCGAATCGATCGACTACGGCCGCCAGGGCCAGGTGCTCCTCCGCGACCTACAGGGCGGCAAGGTGGCGAAGAAGTAG